The following are from one region of the Poecilia reticulata strain Guanapo linkage group LG7, Guppy_female_1.0+MT, whole genome shotgun sequence genome:
- the LOC103468066 gene encoding L-rhamnose-binding lectin CSL3-like has translation MKFVLFTLFLCGFVLKVNGKSSSESEADLPVEKSLVACEGAVARLHCAKGQAIYVXSATYGRWDWKTCSAGRPAYQLENTECYTDREEVGERCNGKQWCKVRASNYVFGNPCYGTFKYLAVEYLCYEVPQSRPK, from the exons AtgaaatttgttctttttactttgTTCCTTTGTGGATTCGTCCTAAAAGTAAAT GGAAAAAGTTCATCAGAATCAGAAG CAGACCTCCCAGTGGAAAAATCCCTCGTGGCATGTGAGGGAGCAGTGGCTCGACTCCACTGTG CAAAAGGTCAGGCCATCTATGTGAYCAGTGCTACATACGGACGCTGGGACTGGAAGACCTGCAGCGCTGGGAGACCTGCCTACCAGCTAGAGAACACTGAATGCTacacagacagagaggaagTTGGTGAGAG ATGCAACGGGAAACAGTGGTGTAAAGTCAGAGCCAGTAACTATGTGTTTGGAAATCCCTGCTATGGAACCTTCAAGTACCTGGCGGTGGAATATCTTTGTTACG AGGTTCCCCAGTCACGCCCAAAATAG
- the LOC103468065 gene encoding L-rhamnose-binding lectin CSL3-like codes for MKFILFTLFLCGFILEINAGRGLQKPIESRSFSKIRSVVACEESMAGLVCENEPITVISAKYGRSDQTTCSNGIPEDQTKNTDCATRANLVFQRCEGQFLCPVLASSSVFGDPCAGTYKYLEFQLELSEATIRSAV; via the exons ATGAAATTCATCCTTTTTACTTTGTTCCTTTGTGGATTCATCCTGGAAATCAAT gcAGGGCGTGGTTTACAAAAACCAATAG AATCTAGATCATTCTCAAAAATAAGGTCCGTTGTGGCATGTGAGGAATCAATGGCTGGATTAGTGTGTG AAAATGAGCCTATAACTGTGATCAGTGCTAAATATGGACGCAGTGATCAGACGACTTGCTCCAATGGGATACCTGAGGACCAGACAAAGAATACTGATTGTGCTACGAGGGCAAATTTAGTGTTTCAGAG ATGTGAGGGGCAATTTCTGTGCCCTGTCTTAGCCAGTAGCTCTGTGTTTGGAGATCCCTGTGCCGGGACCTACAAGTACCTGGAG TTCCAATTAGAACTGTCTGAAGCGACCATCAGATCTGCTGTGTGA